The Brassica napus cultivar Da-Ae unplaced genomic scaffold, Da-Ae ScsIHWf_423;HRSCAF=653, whole genome shotgun sequence genome has a window encoding:
- the LOC125603918 gene encoding U2 small nuclear ribonucleoprotein B''-like isoform X1: protein MRKICWLEGGSISLVLFRSNVVFVLPELKRSLYCLFSQFGRILDVVALKTPKLRGQAWVAFSDVTAATNAVRQMQNFPFYDKPMRIQFAKEKSDCIAKEEGTFVPKDKKRKKEEKAERKREETQRPNTANGPTPQNGAPPQSSFKPSGQDAMPPNNILFIQNLPHDTTTAMLEFLFRQYPGFKEIRMVAAKPGIAFAEFEDDVKSSMAMQGLQDFKITPQFPMLISFAKK from the exons ATGAGAAAGATATGTTGGCTCGAGGGGGGCAGTATCAGTCTCGTGTTGTTTAGATCTAACGTGGTTTTTGTTTTGCCAGAATTGAAGAGATCTCTTTACTGTTTGTTCTCACAGTTTGGGAGGATTCTCGATGTGGTTGCTTTGAAGACTCCTAAGCTCCGTGGCCAAGCTTGGGTTGCCTTTAGTGACGTCACTGCTGCTACTAATGCCGTTCGCCAGATGCAGAACTTCCCTTTCTACGATAAGCCTATG CGCATACAATTCGCAAAAGAGAAGTCAGATTGTATTGCTAAAGAGGAGGGAACTTTCGTTCCCAAAgataagaagaggaagaaagaagagaaag CTGAAAGAAAGCGTGAAGAAACCCAACGACCAAACACAGCTAATGGCCCAACTCCACAGAACGGAGCCCCTCCG cAATCATCGTTCAAGCCGAGCGGACAAGATGCGATGCCACCAAACAACATACTCTTCATTCAGAATCTTCCGCACGATACAACAACCGCTATGCTTGAGTTCCTCTTCCGTCAGTATCCGGGATTCAAAGAGATAAGAATGGTCGCCGCTAAACCAGGGATTGCGTTTGCGGAGTTCGAAGACGATGTTAAATCTTCCATGGCTATGCAAGGTCTTCAGGACTTCAAAATCACTCCCCAGTTTCCAATGCTCATCTCTTTCGCCAAGAAATGA
- the LOC125603918 gene encoding U2 small nuclear ribonucleoprotein B''-like isoform X3 has product MKESRKKFGRILDVVALKTPKLRGQAWVAFSDVTAATNAVRQMQNFPFYDKPMRIQFAKEKSDCIAKEEGTFVPKDKKRKKEEKAERKREETQRPNTANGPTPQNGAPPQSSFKPSGQDAMPPNNILFIQNLPHDTTTAMLEFLFRQYPGFKEIRMVAAKPGIAFAEFEDDVKSSMAMQGLQDFKITPQFPMLISFAKK; this is encoded by the exons ATGAAAGAATCAAGAAAGAAG TTTGGGAGGATTCTCGATGTGGTTGCTTTGAAGACTCCTAAGCTCCGTGGCCAAGCTTGGGTTGCCTTTAGTGACGTCACTGCTGCTACTAATGCCGTTCGCCAGATGCAGAACTTCCCTTTCTACGATAAGCCTATG CGCATACAATTCGCAAAAGAGAAGTCAGATTGTATTGCTAAAGAGGAGGGAACTTTCGTTCCCAAAgataagaagaggaagaaagaagagaaag CTGAAAGAAAGCGTGAAGAAACCCAACGACCAAACACAGCTAATGGCCCAACTCCACAGAACGGAGCCCCTCCG cAATCATCGTTCAAGCCGAGCGGACAAGATGCGATGCCACCAAACAACATACTCTTCATTCAGAATCTTCCGCACGATACAACAACCGCTATGCTTGAGTTCCTCTTCCGTCAGTATCCGGGATTCAAAGAGATAAGAATGGTCGCCGCTAAACCAGGGATTGCGTTTGCGGAGTTCGAAGACGATGTTAAATCTTCCATGGCTATGCAAGGTCTTCAGGACTTCAAAATCACTCCCCAGTTTCCAATGCTCATCTCTTTCGCCAAGAAATGA
- the LOC125603916 gene encoding uncharacterized protein LOC125603916 has translation MGNSLRCCLACVLPCGALDLIRIVHLNGHVDEITRPMTAGEILQANPNHVLSKPCSQGVVRKILILSPESELKRGSIYFLIPDTSLPEKKKAKKKKDVQRRKKTLGNANDINSNHMVSTSNKDLDLTLCEKYLEDVMLSSSEKKCSAGKENRHRRRHSRSASVSMWQPHLDSISEDFN, from the coding sequence ATGGGAAACAGTTTACGGTGCTGTTTAGCTTGTGTACTTCCATGTGGAGCCTTAGATTTGATCCGAATCGTACATCTCAACGGCCACGTCGATGAGATCACTCGTCCAATGACAGCCGGTGAGATCCTTCAGGCGAACCCTAACCATGTCTTAAGCAAACCATGTTCTCAAGGAGTTGTACGTAAGATCTTGATCTTGTCTCCTGAATCTGAGCTCAAGCGTGGGAGCATCTACTTTCTTATACCGGATACTTCCTTgccggagaagaagaaagcaaagaagaaaaaggatgTCCAACGTCGGAAAAAGACTCTTGGAAACGCCAACGACATCAATAGTAATCACATGGTAAGTACTAGTAATAAGGATCTTGATTTGACGTTGTGTGAGAAATATTTGGAAGATGTTATGTTGTCGTCATCCGAGAAGAAATGTTCGGCTGGTAAAGAGAACCGTCACCGTCGAAGACATAGTCGGTCGGCGTCGGTGTCTATGTGGCAGCCTCACCTTGATAGCATCTCTGAGGATTTTAACTag
- the LOC125603918 gene encoding U2 small nuclear ribonucleoprotein B''-like isoform X2, which translates to MLTADIPPNQSIYIKNLNERIKKEELKRSLYCLFSQFGRILDVVALKTPKLRGQAWVAFSDVTAATNAVRQMQNFPFYDKPMRIQFAKEKSDCIAKEEGTFVPKDKKRKKEEKAERKREETQRPNTANGPTPQNGAPPQSSFKPSGQDAMPPNNILFIQNLPHDTTTAMLEFLFRQYPGFKEIRMVAAKPGIAFAEFEDDVKSSMAMQGLQDFKITPQFPMLISFAKK; encoded by the exons ATGTTAACGGCCGATATACCACCGAACCAGTCAATCTACATCAAAAACCTCAATGAAAGAATCAAGAAAGAAG AATTGAAGAGATCTCTTTACTGTTTGTTCTCACAGTTTGGGAGGATTCTCGATGTGGTTGCTTTGAAGACTCCTAAGCTCCGTGGCCAAGCTTGGGTTGCCTTTAGTGACGTCACTGCTGCTACTAATGCCGTTCGCCAGATGCAGAACTTCCCTTTCTACGATAAGCCTATG CGCATACAATTCGCAAAAGAGAAGTCAGATTGTATTGCTAAAGAGGAGGGAACTTTCGTTCCCAAAgataagaagaggaagaaagaagagaaag CTGAAAGAAAGCGTGAAGAAACCCAACGACCAAACACAGCTAATGGCCCAACTCCACAGAACGGAGCCCCTCCG cAATCATCGTTCAAGCCGAGCGGACAAGATGCGATGCCACCAAACAACATACTCTTCATTCAGAATCTTCCGCACGATACAACAACCGCTATGCTTGAGTTCCTCTTCCGTCAGTATCCGGGATTCAAAGAGATAAGAATGGTCGCCGCTAAACCAGGGATTGCGTTTGCGGAGTTCGAAGACGATGTTAAATCTTCCATGGCTATGCAAGGTCTTCAGGACTTCAAAATCACTCCCCAGTTTCCAATGCTCATCTCTTTCGCCAAGAAATGA
- the LOC125603919 gene encoding RNA-directed DNA methylation 4-like: protein MDGVGESSSVGEKPVVVRVKRKVGQSPLDAFWLEINERPFKRPLLDFSKLSLSNSETKEDVKPKKVLVRHLETVTDSETTVDIIHSLFESDDRDEHSCSKGKFEDRKIDFKKDNRKEQLLTKAVQQQQTAAQNARFEQIWRSRKGNKEDIHDKELHERCSFYDVIRVDAEERPGDAPPEVESLEDQKMLASFLPLLRECIPAAAEEIEAGIHSSHTEAYVYDFYAVNEEMDISEDSSKHQFPLVTVEEEEEFYDGPDDESDYDSDDSNAEDHPRNDYPDEISEEEEEEEEEEDDEEDEEEKSEASDGESKDEETSERRVKMVLDEDEEFFDGYAEEDVNVYGDSDDEEFEDAKWSYR from the exons ATGGATGGTGTGGGGGAAAGCTCTTCGGTAGGAGAGAAGCCTGTGGTTGTTAGGGTTAAGCGTAAAGTAGGACAATCTCCGCTCGATGCTTTCT GGTTGGAGATAAATGAAAGACCTTTCAAACGACCTTTACTCGACTTCTCAAAGCTATCTTTATCCAATTCCGAAACGAAAG AGGATGTTAAGCCCAAGAAGGTGCTTGTGCGGCATTTGGAGACAGTCACGGACTCTGAAACCACTGTTGATATCATCCACTCTTTATTT GAGTCTGATGACCGTGATGAGCATAGTTGCAGTAAAGGAAAGTTTGAGGATCGAAAAATtgacttcaagaaagacaac AGGAAGGAACAGCTCTTGACCAAAGCTGTACAGCAGCAACAG ACCGCTGCACAGAATGCTCGGTTTGAGCAAATATGGCGGAGCAGGAAGGGAAACAAGGAAGACATCCATGATAAAGAACTTCATGAGAGGTGTAGTTTCTACGATGTTATTCGTGTTGATGCTGAAGAAAGACCAGGCGATGCACCACCAGA GGTTGAATCCTTGGAGGACCAGAAAATGCTGGCTAGTTTCTTGCCTCTCCTTAGAGAATGCATTCCAGCAGCAGCTGAAGAGATTGAAGCTGGTATCCATTCCAGTCATACCGAAGCGTATGTTTATGATTTCTACGCTGTAAACGAAGAGATGGATATCAGTGAAGACAGTTCTAAGCACCAGTTTCCACT TGTCACAgtcgaggaggaagaagagttcTACGATGGACCTGATGATGAATCAGACTATGACTCTGATGATTCAAACG CTGAAGATCATCCAAGGAATGATTACCCAGACGAGATCtctgaagaggaggaagaagaagaagaagaagaagatgatgaggaagatgaagaagagaagagtgaaGCCTCTGACGGTGAATCAAAAGACGAGGAGACATCAGAAAGACGTGTGAAAATGGTCCTTGATGAGGATGAGGAGTTCTTTGATGGTTATGCAGAAGAGGATGTGAATGTTTATGGGGATAGCGATGATGAGGAGTTTGAGGACGCTAAGTGGTCTTACCGGTGA
- the LOC125603917 gene encoding probable WRKY transcription factor 25 has translation MSSTSFSDLLASSGVDCYEQDEDFLGGFYPERTGSGLPKFKTAQPPPLPISQASHGFSFSELLDSPLLLSSSHSLVSPTTGAFPYQGINGTNNHLDFPWQLQTQPQPPNASSALQETYVVQAIQKKQEDPVHREFGSHREVKVPSYMAVSRNSNDGYGWRKYGQKQVKKSENPRSYFKCTYPNCVSKKIVETASDGQVTEIIYKGGHNHPKPEFTKRPSGSRRMFNPSSVVSETHDQSENSSISFEYSDLEQKSFRSEYGEVEEEEEQPEIKRLKREGEDEGMSVEVSRGVKEPRVVVQTISEIDVLLDGFRWRKYGQKVVKGNTNPRSYYKCTYQGCGVRKQVERSAEDERAVLTTYEGRHNHDVPTSLRRS, from the exons ATGTCGTCCACTTCTTTCTCCGACCTCCTTGCTTCCTCCGGCGTTGACTGCTACGAACAAGACGAAGACTTTCTTGGTGGGTTTTACCCGGAGAGAACCGGGTCGGGTTTACCCAAGTTCAAGACGGCTcagcctcctcctcttccgaTATCACAagcttctcatggtttctccttTTCAGAGTTACTTGactctcctcttcttctcaGCTCCTCTCAT AGTTTGGTATCGCCGACGACTGGAGCCTTTCCATATCAAGGCATCAATGGAACAAACAATCACTTAGATTTTCCCTGGCAGCTACAAACGCAGCCGCAACCGCCAAACGCTTCTTCT GCTTTACAAGAAACATATGTTGTTCAAGCTATCCAGAAGAAGCAGGAGGATCCGGTTCATCGTGAGTTTGGATCACATCGCGAGGTTAAGGTACCATCATACATGGCGGTGAGTAGGAACTCTAATGATGGTTATGGTTGGAGAAAATACGGTCAGAAACAAGTGAAGAAGAGCGAGAACCCTAGGAGTTACTTCAAGTGTACGTATCCCAATTGTGTTTCCAAGAAGATTGTTGAGACTGCTTCTGATGGACAGGTCACTGAGATCATCTACAAAGGAGGTCACAACCATCCTAAGCCTGAGTTCACCAAGAGACCATCAggatcaagaagaatgtttaATCCTTCTTCTGTTGTTAGTGAAACTCATGATCAGTCAGAGAACTCGTCGATTTCGTTTGAGTACAGTGATCTTGAGCAGAAGAGCTTTAGATCTGAGTATGGTGAGgtagaagaagaggaggaacaacctgagattaagagact GAAAAGAGAAGGTGAAGATGAAGGAATGTCTGTAGAAGTAAGCAGAGGAGTGAAAGAACCAAGAGTTGTTGTTCAAACAATAAGTGAAATTGATGTTCTTCTAGATGGCTTTAGATGGAGGAAGTATGGTCAGAAAGTTGTCAAGGGAAATACTAATCCAAG GAGCTACTACAAGTGCACATACCAAGGTTGTGGAGTGAGGAAGCAAGTAGAAAGATCCGCCGAAGATGAGAGAGCGGTTCTCACTACCTATGAAGGAAGACACAATCACGACGTCCCAACCTCGCTGCGTCGGTCATGA